Part of the Aquamicrobium lusatiense genome is shown below.
AAACACGGAACCGGAGAAATTGCCGGTGTTCTGATGGGGGGCCAGGCTGTGATGCGACCTGCCGAGGCGCGGGTCGTTTACAGCCCGCCGGCCTTCTTCAGGTGTTCGCGCATCAGCGATTCCGCCCATTCCAGATTGCCCTTGTCGACGGCATCGAGAATGGAAAGATGCTCGTTGCAGGAAATCCGGATCCGGTCGATCGACAGCTCCTGATAGATCGCGGACTCCCACATGCGCCGCAGGCTGTTCTGCTGCTGCACCGCGGAAACCAGAAACGGGTTGCCGGAGAACGAGGCCAGCGCCTCGTGGAAGCCGGCATTGACCTGAAACCATTCGTCCGCGCCCGCATTGCGCCCAAGGCTCAGAATGCGCTCGTGGCCGAGCCGCAACTGCTCGACGCGTTCGGGCTGTGCATCATAGTCGGGAATGCGAAACGCGGAGCATTCCACGATCAGGCGGAACTGGTAGCTCGCCTTGAGCTGGGTGGCGTCGAGGGACGCGACGAAGCGCCAGCCATGTCCCTGCTGGCGCTCGGCAAGGCCCTCGGCGGCAAAGCGCATCATCAGGCGGCGTATGACGCCGCGCGAGGCGCCATAGCGCGGGATTAGCTCGCTTTCGGAAACTTCTGTGGGCAATTCGCCGCGCGCCCTGTCGCGCATGATGCGCGTGAACAGCTCCTCGGTTTCCGAGGCCGGCACCACGGCATCCAGCTCGACGCCGGCCATGTCGCGCACCACTGCGAGACGGCCGGTCGATGTCTTCTCCAGAATTCCTCGGTCGAGAAGAAGAGATAGCGCCCGCGTCACCGGGGATCGCGAGACCCTGAATTCCGCGGCAAGCTCCGCCGACGACACGCGCGCGCCTGCGGGTGCCGACCGGTCGCGCAGATGCGCGACGATCCTGCGGGCGAGATCCAGTTGCAGATCGGTGGTGTGCATATCTGCATTTTGAATTGTCATAGTGTATTGCCGGGTAACTGCATGAAGCCAGACATATCAAAAATTACACGTTTTCCCACGCTGTTTTTTTTCGGCAGTCGGCAAATTCGACTCTCTTGCGAAATTCTGCTTTTCATAAATGCAAAATGCAGTTATTGGTTGCTGGAAATTTGATGACAGACTGGGGATGTTCAGGTGAAGAGTGTCGAGCCGTTTCCGCTTGTTGATTTGAGCGGGTCTCCCCGTGAACGTGGTCTGGCCTATGGTGCTGCTGCAAAAGAGCGGATCGACCGTTCCATCGCCCTCTATCGGGGGCAGTTGCGCGCCGCCGGATATGATCTTGGAGACCTCGCCGGTCTCTCTCAGGATTTTCGCAAGCGCGTCGGCGACTGGGCTCCGGAAATGCTGGAGGAAATGGACGCCATAGCCGAAGGCGCCGGCGTCGATGCCGTCGACATTCTTCTCATCAATGCCCGCACCGAGCTGGTGCAGCTGGCAAAGCGCAAGGTGGCGGCGAATGCCAGCGAGCCCGACGGATGCACGGGTGTCGTGGTGTTGCCTGAAGCCTCCGCCACGGGCGAGTTGCTGCATGCGCAGACGTGGGACTGGCTGGCCGAATGCGCCGATACGGCAGTCGTGCTGCGAATCCGCCGCGATGACGGGCCCGATGTGCTGACCTTCACCGAGGCCGGCGGCATGGCCCGCAACGGCTTCAACTCGGTCGGCACCTCCATCACCGCCAACTATCTGGAATCGGATCGTGATTACCGCACCCTCGGGCTGCCGCTTTCCCTCATCCGCCGCAGGGCGCTTGAGCAGCAGCATTTCTCCCAGTCGGTGAAGATCGTGGCGACGACTCCCAAATCGGCGTCGAACAACATGATCCTGAGCACCGTTCAGGGCTTTGCCGTCGATCTCGAGTGCGCGCCGGACGAGGCGTTTCCGATCACGCCGCAGGACGGGCTCATCGTGCATGCCAACCACTGGCAAAGCCCGGTGGCGCTCTCCAAGCTGAAGGAGATGGGGCTGCACAACATGCCCGACAGCATCTATCGCGATTTCGTGGTGCGGCGTCATCTGCGCGGCTGCGGCTATACCATCGGCGAACAGGATATTCGCGATGCGCTTTCGGACAGGCTGGGCGCGCCGTTTTCGGTCTGCCGTCCGCCGATACCCGGCATGTCGGGCAACCTTTCGGCCACGGTGGCGACGCTGCTGTTCCGCCCGGCTGCCGGCACCATGGAGATCACGCCGCTGCCGGCGATCAACGCTGAGGCCACCATCTACCGGCTGGAGATGGAAAGTGCCGTGCGCGCCATGAACTCCGGAGCCCGCGAGAAGGTGCTGGCGGATGCCTGAGCGAAGATGCATAGGAGCTGCAATCCGGAAACAGAGGCATACTGAATGAAGCGGTTCATCCTGAAGCGCATTGCTTCCGCGATCCCGACGCTGCTGATCGTGTCCATCGTCGTCTTCGCGATCATCAGGCTGACGCCCGGCGATCCGGCCGAGCTGATGCTCGACCAGGACGCCACGCCCGAGCAGATTGCCGAATTGCAGGTCAAGATGGGGCTCGATAAGCCGGTTCCCGTCCAATATGCGATCTGGCTGGGCAATGTCCTGACCGGCGATTTCGGTACCTCCACGACGACCGGCGAGCCGGTTCTGTCGATGATCGTCAGCCGGTTCCTCATCTCCGCGCCGATCGTGCTCATCGCCATCGCGCTCGCAACCATCATTGCCGTTCCTCTGGGCATGCTGGCGGCGTGGCGGCAGAACAAGACCGAGGACATCGCGGTTGTGTCCCTGATGACCCTTCTGATGTCGATCCCCGGCTTCTGGCTCGGCCTCATCATCCTGATGGTGTTCGGCCTCATGCTGGGCTGGCTGCCGGTGGTGGGCTTCGTGTCGCTGCGCGATGACGTCCCGGCGGCCCTCATCTACATGATCATGCCGGTGGCGACGCTGGTTCTCACTGAGCTTGGCT
Proteins encoded:
- a CDS encoding C45 family autoproteolytic acyltransferase/hydolase, with the translated sequence MKSVEPFPLVDLSGSPRERGLAYGAAAKERIDRSIALYRGQLRAAGYDLGDLAGLSQDFRKRVGDWAPEMLEEMDAIAEGAGVDAVDILLINARTELVQLAKRKVAANASEPDGCTGVVVLPEASATGELLHAQTWDWLAECADTAVVLRIRRDDGPDVLTFTEAGGMARNGFNSVGTSITANYLESDRDYRTLGLPLSLIRRRALEQQHFSQSVKIVATTPKSASNNMILSTVQGFAVDLECAPDEAFPITPQDGLIVHANHWQSPVALSKLKEMGLHNMPDSIYRDFVVRRHLRGCGYTIGEQDIRDALSDRLGAPFSVCRPPIPGMSGNLSATVATLLFRPAAGTMEITPLPAINAEATIYRLEMESAVRAMNSGAREKVLADA
- a CDS encoding GntR family transcriptional regulator, producing the protein MTIQNADMHTTDLQLDLARRIVAHLRDRSAPAGARVSSAELAAEFRVSRSPVTRALSLLLDRGILEKTSTGRLAVVRDMAGVELDAVVPASETEELFTRIMRDRARGELPTEVSESELIPRYGASRGVIRRLMMRFAAEGLAERQQGHGWRFVASLDATQLKASYQFRLIVECSAFRIPDYDAQPERVEQLRLGHERILSLGRNAGADEWFQVNAGFHEALASFSGNPFLVSAVQQQNSLRRMWESAIYQELSIDRIRISCNEHLSILDAVDKGNLEWAESLMREHLKKAGGL
- a CDS encoding ABC transporter permease; protein product: MKRFILKRIASAIPTLLIVSIVVFAIIRLTPGDPAELMLDQDATPEQIAELQVKMGLDKPVPVQYAIWLGNVLTGDFGTSTTTGEPVLSMIVSRFLISAPIVLIAIALATIIAVPLGMLAAWRQNKTEDIAVVSLMTLLMSIPGFWLGLIILMVFGLMLGWLPVVGFVSLRDDVPAALIYMIMPVATLVLTELGSLTRMTRASAISISRLEYITHARAKGLSEPQIIWRHALRNSFAPTWTLIGLSLGGLLGGIAITETVFTIPGLGRLLVDSIYGRDYPVVQGCILLIAFIYVIMNLVVDLVYPLLDPRVTAA